From a region of the Syngnathoides biaculeatus isolate LvHL_M chromosome 2, ASM1980259v1, whole genome shotgun sequence genome:
- the nfatc2a gene encoding nuclear factor of activated T-cells, cytoplasmic 2 isoform X1 encodes MSSLYDQNHSEEELSRVNCPDEDLDFAYLFEYEASCCSGAEGGRQDDPNLASHKVLGPESEQAFPLEDLSPYAIKSCSRAYIEHQTEVLTGYDTQEAQNCLDSTRLPGLALSPRIEITPSREYYTHSRESLQNHHPSVNSPRPTLTVPGHDNVSYREPQCLSPASSNSSTSWHSESYSPWASPCVSPSGSHNPGDLCPRLQNIHTGSPRTSPGTSPSSGLTEDVYLGTCSPSPRPSSRSTSPQGKRTYDMYRNHTLVPAIRSRSPSPHGGHEENNMGAHYPHSNFPETMNGFSLPTKLVKTSNQVYTLYPEHHSEGNYLVPCDQDLKSKPGPEPFFVIPPIWSKPLVSSICSIPLASLPPLEWPMPSCTDHYELHIEVQPKPHHRAHYETEGSRGAVKAHTGGHPVVQLRGYKGKEALGLQIFIGTADERILKPHAFYQVHRITGKTVTTNSFEKIVNGTKVLEMPLEPKNNMRATIDCAGILKLRNADIELRKGETDVGRKNTRVRLVFRVHIPQPGGQHVSLQVASHPVECSQRSAHELPIVEKQDSDSCSVLGGQQMILSGQNFSSDSKVVFMEKTQDGLQIWEMEATVDKDKSQPSMLFVEVPSYRDSSVCHPVKVTFCVVNGKRKRSQPQHFTYTPLQSPSIKTEPLDEYESDHMSFAMPPIMGVLPHSYYHNPHSVIPPDHGLVSSMASCQRLGSALAGQESRFPNQSPAIVFSHAGKGLSNSPGTYQQTGPLVPDPHCSVLVHTGSQAPPAAPMGAGQHPSIIQFSPTNHHLIRAGDQTQPDNQPVLYCEGYSPQATHRSPPPQVVADPSQQYPTVIQQQNYVHKGQQKVRVAPGETSPDRARRVTVKEENLDQAYLDDGELNEIICKDLTGVQTRGQS; translated from the exons ATGAGCTCCTTGTACGACCAGAACCACTCAGAGGAGGAGCTGAGCCGGGTCAACTGCCCCGACGAGGATCTGGACTTTGCGTACTTGTTTGAATATGAAGCATCTTGCTGCAGCGGGGCTGAGGGAGGACGGCAAG ATGACCCAAATCTTGCATCTCACAAGGTCCTCGGTCCAGAGTCAGAGCAAGCCTTCCCGCTGGAAGACCTCTCCCCGTACGCGATTAAGTCCTGTAGTCGCGCCTACATCGAACACCAGACTGAGGTTCTGACAGGATATGACACCCAGGAAGCACAGAACTGCCTAGACAGTACCCGGCTCCCTGGTTTGGCCTTGAGCCCGCGCATTGAGATTACGCCATCCCGGGAGTACTACACCCACTCTCGCGAGTCCCTGCAGAACCACCACCCGAGTGTCAACAGTCCCCGACCCACCTTGACCGTGCCCGGCCATGACAACGTCTCCTATCGCGAGCCCCAGTGCCTAAGCCCTGCCAGCAGCAACTCATCCACCAGCTGGCACTCGGAAAGCTACTCCCCCTGGGCGTCCCCCTGCGTGTCCCCAAGTGGCAGCCACAACCCTGGAGACCTGTGCCCCCGTTTACAGAACATCCACACTGGCTCCCCTCGCACATCGCCGGGCACGTCGCCGAGCTCCGGCTTAACTGAGGACGTCTACCTGGGAACGTGTTCACCCTCACCGCGCCCAAGCTCCCGGTCCACCTCCCCGCAGGGCAAACGCACTTACGACATGTACAGAAATCACACTTTGGTGCCTGCCATTCGCTCCCGCAGCCCCTCCCCACATGGCGGCCACGAGGAAAACAACATGGGGGCCCACTATCCGCACAGCAACTTCCCTGAAACCATGAATGGTTTTAGTTTGCCCACTAAACTAGTTAAGACGTCAAACCAAGTCTACACTCTGTATCCGGAGCATCACAGCGAGGGGAACTATTTGGTCCCCTGTGACCAGGACTTAAAAAGCAAACCTGGTCCGGAACCCTTCTTTGTCATTCCTCCGATCTGGTCCAAGCCGCTGGTCTCCAGCATCTGCAG CATCCCTTTGGCATCGCTCCCTCCTCTGGAATGGCCCATGCCCAGCTGCACGGACCACTATGAGCTCCACATCGAGGTGCAGCCCAAGCCGCATCACAGGGCTCACTATGAAACGGAGGGAAGTAGAGGCGCCGTCAAGGCCCACACAGGAGGACACCCCGTGGTGCAG TTGCGGGGCTATAAAGGCAAGGAGGCGCTTGGCCTGCAAATCTTCATTGGCACCGCGGACGAGCGCATTCTGAAGCCGCACGCCTTCTACCAAGTGCACCGCATCACCGGCAAGACGGTGACCACAAACAGTTTTGAGAAGATTGTCAACGGAACCAAAGTCTTGGAGATGCCCCTCGAACCGAAGAACAACATGAGAGCAAC AATCGACTGCGCTGGTATCCTGAAGCTGCGGAACGCCGACATCGAGCTGCGGAAGGGCGAGACGGACGTCGGCCGAAAGAACACGCGCGTCCGCCTGGTGTTCCGTGTGCACATCCCTCAGCCCGGAGGACAGCACGTCTCTCTACAAGTAGCCTCGCATCCCGTCGAGTGTT CTCAGCGTTCTGCACATGAACTTCCAATCGTGGAGAAGCAGGACTCGGACAGCTGCTCCGTTCTGGGAGGCCAGCAGATGATCCTGAGCGGGCAGAACTTCAGCTCCGATTCCAAAGTGGTTTTCATGGAGAAAACGCAAG ATGGGTTGCAGATTTGGGAAATGGAAGCTACCGTGGACAAAGATAAGAGCCAGCCA AGCATGCTGTTTGTGGAGGTGCCGTCCTACCGCGACTCGTCCGTCTGCCATCCTGTCAAAGTGACCTTCTGTGTGGTCAACGGGAAGAGGAAGCGTAGTCAGCCCCAGCACTTCACCTACACACCACTGCAAT CTCCGTCCATCAAGACCGAACCCCTAGACGAGTATGAATCGGACCACATGAGCTTTGCCATGCCCCCCATCATGGGCGTACTCCCTCATTCCTACTACCACAACCCACACAGCGTCATCCCTCCCGATCACGGCCTCGTGTCCAGCATGGCCTCGTGCCAGCGCCTCGGCTCCGCCCTCGCAGGTCAAGAATCACGCTTCCCGAACCAAAGCCCGGCCATTGTTTTCTCCCATGCAGGGAAAGGCCTGAGCAACAGCCCGGGAACCTATCAGCAGACCGGGCCATTGGTCCCTGACCCCCACTGCTCTGTTCTGGTCCACACGGGCTCTCAAGCGCCACCTGCCGCTCCAATGGGTGCAGGCCAGCACCCTTCCATCATCCAGTTCTCCCCCACCAATCACCACCTAATTCGGGCGGGAGACCAAACACAGCCAGACAACCAGCCTGTCCTTTACTGCGAAGGCTACTCTCCGCAGGCGACCCACCGATCTCCGCCTCCCCAGGTGGTCGCGGACCCCTCTCAGCAATACCCAACCGTCATTCAGCAGCAGAATTACGTTCACAAAGGGCAGCAGAAAGTCAGAGTAGCTCCTGGGGAGACGTCACCAGATAGAGCGAGGAGGGTGACCGTGAAGGAGGAGAACCTGGACCAGGCCTACCTAGATGATGGTGAGT tgaacgaaaTCATCTGCAAGGACCTGACTGGTGTTCAGACTCGAGGGCAGTCTTAG
- the nfatc2a gene encoding nuclear factor of activated T-cells, cytoplasmic 2 isoform X2, which produces MSSLYDQNHSEEELSRVNCPDEDLDFAYLFEYEASCCSGAEGGRQDDPNLASHKVLGPESEQAFPLEDLSPYAIKSCSRAYIEHQTEVLTGYDTQEAQNCLDSTRLPGLALSPRIEITPSREYYTHSRESLQNHHPSVNSPRPTLTVPGHDNVSYREPQCLSPASSNSSTSWHSESYSPWASPCVSPSGSHNPGDLCPRLQNIHTGSPRTSPGTSPSSGLTEDVYLGTCSPSPRPSSRSTSPQGKRTYDMYRNHTLVPAIRSRSPSPHGGHEENNMGAHYPHSNFPETMNGFSLPTKLVKTSNQVYTLYPEHHSEGNYLVPCDQDLKSKPGPEPFFVIPPIWSKPLVSSICSIPLASLPPLEWPMPSCTDHYELHIEVQPKPHHRAHYETEGSRGAVKAHTGGHPVVQLRGYKGKEALGLQIFIGTADERILKPHAFYQVHRITGKTVTTNSFEKIVNGTKVLEMPLEPKNNMRATIDCAGILKLRNADIELRKGETDVGRKNTRVRLVFRVHIPQPGGQHVSLQVASHPVECSQRSAHELPIVEKQDSDSCSVLGGQQMILSGQNFSSDSKVVFMEKTQDGLQIWEMEATVDKDKSQPSMLFVEVPSYRDSSVCHPVKVTFCVVNGKRKRSQPQHFTYTPLQSPSIKTEPLDEYESDHMSFAMPPIMGVLPHSYYHNPHSVIPPDHGLVSSMASCQRLGSALAGQESRFPNQSPAIVFSHAGKGLSNSPGTYQQTGPLVPDPHCSVLVHTGSQAPPAAPMGAGQHPSIIQFSPTNHHLIRAGDQTQPDNQPVLYCEGYSPQATHRSPPPQVVADPSQQYPTVIQQQNYVHKGQQKVRVAPGETSPDRARRVTVKEENLDQAYLDDVNEIICKDLTGVQTRGQS; this is translated from the exons ATGAGCTCCTTGTACGACCAGAACCACTCAGAGGAGGAGCTGAGCCGGGTCAACTGCCCCGACGAGGATCTGGACTTTGCGTACTTGTTTGAATATGAAGCATCTTGCTGCAGCGGGGCTGAGGGAGGACGGCAAG ATGACCCAAATCTTGCATCTCACAAGGTCCTCGGTCCAGAGTCAGAGCAAGCCTTCCCGCTGGAAGACCTCTCCCCGTACGCGATTAAGTCCTGTAGTCGCGCCTACATCGAACACCAGACTGAGGTTCTGACAGGATATGACACCCAGGAAGCACAGAACTGCCTAGACAGTACCCGGCTCCCTGGTTTGGCCTTGAGCCCGCGCATTGAGATTACGCCATCCCGGGAGTACTACACCCACTCTCGCGAGTCCCTGCAGAACCACCACCCGAGTGTCAACAGTCCCCGACCCACCTTGACCGTGCCCGGCCATGACAACGTCTCCTATCGCGAGCCCCAGTGCCTAAGCCCTGCCAGCAGCAACTCATCCACCAGCTGGCACTCGGAAAGCTACTCCCCCTGGGCGTCCCCCTGCGTGTCCCCAAGTGGCAGCCACAACCCTGGAGACCTGTGCCCCCGTTTACAGAACATCCACACTGGCTCCCCTCGCACATCGCCGGGCACGTCGCCGAGCTCCGGCTTAACTGAGGACGTCTACCTGGGAACGTGTTCACCCTCACCGCGCCCAAGCTCCCGGTCCACCTCCCCGCAGGGCAAACGCACTTACGACATGTACAGAAATCACACTTTGGTGCCTGCCATTCGCTCCCGCAGCCCCTCCCCACATGGCGGCCACGAGGAAAACAACATGGGGGCCCACTATCCGCACAGCAACTTCCCTGAAACCATGAATGGTTTTAGTTTGCCCACTAAACTAGTTAAGACGTCAAACCAAGTCTACACTCTGTATCCGGAGCATCACAGCGAGGGGAACTATTTGGTCCCCTGTGACCAGGACTTAAAAAGCAAACCTGGTCCGGAACCCTTCTTTGTCATTCCTCCGATCTGGTCCAAGCCGCTGGTCTCCAGCATCTGCAG CATCCCTTTGGCATCGCTCCCTCCTCTGGAATGGCCCATGCCCAGCTGCACGGACCACTATGAGCTCCACATCGAGGTGCAGCCCAAGCCGCATCACAGGGCTCACTATGAAACGGAGGGAAGTAGAGGCGCCGTCAAGGCCCACACAGGAGGACACCCCGTGGTGCAG TTGCGGGGCTATAAAGGCAAGGAGGCGCTTGGCCTGCAAATCTTCATTGGCACCGCGGACGAGCGCATTCTGAAGCCGCACGCCTTCTACCAAGTGCACCGCATCACCGGCAAGACGGTGACCACAAACAGTTTTGAGAAGATTGTCAACGGAACCAAAGTCTTGGAGATGCCCCTCGAACCGAAGAACAACATGAGAGCAAC AATCGACTGCGCTGGTATCCTGAAGCTGCGGAACGCCGACATCGAGCTGCGGAAGGGCGAGACGGACGTCGGCCGAAAGAACACGCGCGTCCGCCTGGTGTTCCGTGTGCACATCCCTCAGCCCGGAGGACAGCACGTCTCTCTACAAGTAGCCTCGCATCCCGTCGAGTGTT CTCAGCGTTCTGCACATGAACTTCCAATCGTGGAGAAGCAGGACTCGGACAGCTGCTCCGTTCTGGGAGGCCAGCAGATGATCCTGAGCGGGCAGAACTTCAGCTCCGATTCCAAAGTGGTTTTCATGGAGAAAACGCAAG ATGGGTTGCAGATTTGGGAAATGGAAGCTACCGTGGACAAAGATAAGAGCCAGCCA AGCATGCTGTTTGTGGAGGTGCCGTCCTACCGCGACTCGTCCGTCTGCCATCCTGTCAAAGTGACCTTCTGTGTGGTCAACGGGAAGAGGAAGCGTAGTCAGCCCCAGCACTTCACCTACACACCACTGCAAT CTCCGTCCATCAAGACCGAACCCCTAGACGAGTATGAATCGGACCACATGAGCTTTGCCATGCCCCCCATCATGGGCGTACTCCCTCATTCCTACTACCACAACCCACACAGCGTCATCCCTCCCGATCACGGCCTCGTGTCCAGCATGGCCTCGTGCCAGCGCCTCGGCTCCGCCCTCGCAGGTCAAGAATCACGCTTCCCGAACCAAAGCCCGGCCATTGTTTTCTCCCATGCAGGGAAAGGCCTGAGCAACAGCCCGGGAACCTATCAGCAGACCGGGCCATTGGTCCCTGACCCCCACTGCTCTGTTCTGGTCCACACGGGCTCTCAAGCGCCACCTGCCGCTCCAATGGGTGCAGGCCAGCACCCTTCCATCATCCAGTTCTCCCCCACCAATCACCACCTAATTCGGGCGGGAGACCAAACACAGCCAGACAACCAGCCTGTCCTTTACTGCGAAGGCTACTCTCCGCAGGCGACCCACCGATCTCCGCCTCCCCAGGTGGTCGCGGACCCCTCTCAGCAATACCCAACCGTCATTCAGCAGCAGAATTACGTTCACAAAGGGCAGCAGAAAGTCAGAGTAGCTCCTGGGGAGACGTCACCAGATAGAGCGAGGAGGGTGACCGTGAAGGAGGAGAACCTGGACCAGGCCTACCTAGATGATG tgaacgaaaTCATCTGCAAGGACCTGACTGGTGTTCAGACTCGAGGGCAGTCTTAG
- the nfatc2a gene encoding nuclear factor of activated T-cells, cytoplasmic 2 isoform X3: MSSLYDQNHSEEELSRVNCPDEDLDFAYLFEYEASCCSGAEGGRQDDPNLASHKVLGPESEQAFPLEDLSPYAIKSCSRAYIEHQTEVLTGYDTQEAQNCLDSTRLPGLALSPRIEITPSREYYTHSRESLQNHHPSVNSPRPTLTVPGHDNVSYREPQCLSPASSNSSTSWHSESYSPWASPCVSPSGSHNPGDLCPRLQNIHTGSPRTSPGTSPSSGLTEDVYLGTCSPSPRPSSRSTSPQGKRTYDMYRNHTLVPAIRSRSPSPHGGHEENNMGAHYPHSNFPETMNGFSLPTKLVKTSNQVYTLYPEHHSEGNYLVPCDQDLKSKPGPEPFFVIPPIWSKPLVSSICSIPLASLPPLEWPMPSCTDHYELHIEVQPKPHHRAHYETEGSRGAVKAHTGGHPVVQLRGYKGKEALGLQIFIGTADERILKPHAFYQVHRITGKTVTTNSFEKIVNGTKVLEMPLEPKNNMRATIDCAGILKLRNADIELRKGETDVGRKNTRVRLVFRVHIPQPGGQHVSLQVASHPVECSQRSAHELPIVEKQDSDSCSVLGGQQMILSGQNFSSDSKVVFMEKTQDGLQIWEMEATVDKDKSQPSMLFVEVPSYRDSSVCHPVKVTFCVVNGKRKRSQPQHFTYTPLQLNEIICKDLTGVQTRGQS; the protein is encoded by the exons ATGAGCTCCTTGTACGACCAGAACCACTCAGAGGAGGAGCTGAGCCGGGTCAACTGCCCCGACGAGGATCTGGACTTTGCGTACTTGTTTGAATATGAAGCATCTTGCTGCAGCGGGGCTGAGGGAGGACGGCAAG ATGACCCAAATCTTGCATCTCACAAGGTCCTCGGTCCAGAGTCAGAGCAAGCCTTCCCGCTGGAAGACCTCTCCCCGTACGCGATTAAGTCCTGTAGTCGCGCCTACATCGAACACCAGACTGAGGTTCTGACAGGATATGACACCCAGGAAGCACAGAACTGCCTAGACAGTACCCGGCTCCCTGGTTTGGCCTTGAGCCCGCGCATTGAGATTACGCCATCCCGGGAGTACTACACCCACTCTCGCGAGTCCCTGCAGAACCACCACCCGAGTGTCAACAGTCCCCGACCCACCTTGACCGTGCCCGGCCATGACAACGTCTCCTATCGCGAGCCCCAGTGCCTAAGCCCTGCCAGCAGCAACTCATCCACCAGCTGGCACTCGGAAAGCTACTCCCCCTGGGCGTCCCCCTGCGTGTCCCCAAGTGGCAGCCACAACCCTGGAGACCTGTGCCCCCGTTTACAGAACATCCACACTGGCTCCCCTCGCACATCGCCGGGCACGTCGCCGAGCTCCGGCTTAACTGAGGACGTCTACCTGGGAACGTGTTCACCCTCACCGCGCCCAAGCTCCCGGTCCACCTCCCCGCAGGGCAAACGCACTTACGACATGTACAGAAATCACACTTTGGTGCCTGCCATTCGCTCCCGCAGCCCCTCCCCACATGGCGGCCACGAGGAAAACAACATGGGGGCCCACTATCCGCACAGCAACTTCCCTGAAACCATGAATGGTTTTAGTTTGCCCACTAAACTAGTTAAGACGTCAAACCAAGTCTACACTCTGTATCCGGAGCATCACAGCGAGGGGAACTATTTGGTCCCCTGTGACCAGGACTTAAAAAGCAAACCTGGTCCGGAACCCTTCTTTGTCATTCCTCCGATCTGGTCCAAGCCGCTGGTCTCCAGCATCTGCAG CATCCCTTTGGCATCGCTCCCTCCTCTGGAATGGCCCATGCCCAGCTGCACGGACCACTATGAGCTCCACATCGAGGTGCAGCCCAAGCCGCATCACAGGGCTCACTATGAAACGGAGGGAAGTAGAGGCGCCGTCAAGGCCCACACAGGAGGACACCCCGTGGTGCAG TTGCGGGGCTATAAAGGCAAGGAGGCGCTTGGCCTGCAAATCTTCATTGGCACCGCGGACGAGCGCATTCTGAAGCCGCACGCCTTCTACCAAGTGCACCGCATCACCGGCAAGACGGTGACCACAAACAGTTTTGAGAAGATTGTCAACGGAACCAAAGTCTTGGAGATGCCCCTCGAACCGAAGAACAACATGAGAGCAAC AATCGACTGCGCTGGTATCCTGAAGCTGCGGAACGCCGACATCGAGCTGCGGAAGGGCGAGACGGACGTCGGCCGAAAGAACACGCGCGTCCGCCTGGTGTTCCGTGTGCACATCCCTCAGCCCGGAGGACAGCACGTCTCTCTACAAGTAGCCTCGCATCCCGTCGAGTGTT CTCAGCGTTCTGCACATGAACTTCCAATCGTGGAGAAGCAGGACTCGGACAGCTGCTCCGTTCTGGGAGGCCAGCAGATGATCCTGAGCGGGCAGAACTTCAGCTCCGATTCCAAAGTGGTTTTCATGGAGAAAACGCAAG ATGGGTTGCAGATTTGGGAAATGGAAGCTACCGTGGACAAAGATAAGAGCCAGCCA AGCATGCTGTTTGTGGAGGTGCCGTCCTACCGCGACTCGTCCGTCTGCCATCCTGTCAAAGTGACCTTCTGTGTGGTCAACGGGAAGAGGAAGCGTAGTCAGCCCCAGCACTTCACCTACACACCACTGCAAT tgaacgaaaTCATCTGCAAGGACCTGACTGGTGTTCAGACTCGAGGGCAGTCTTAG